One segment of Bacteroides caecimuris DNA contains the following:
- a CDS encoding TraL conjugative transposon family protein, whose translation MKGIGKSLWRVYWKLHDKKKMLVARLKGYLDGLPPKTRRRVVLAMLAAFAALALYTFGKAVHDIGRNDGSRMVTDHAGQVELSLKPEVSDNFTPYYNNMYGTDEE comes from the coding sequence ATGAAAGGAATCGGAAAATCGCTGTGGAGGGTCTATTGGAAACTCCACGACAAAAAGAAAATGCTGGTGGCAAGGCTCAAAGGGTATCTGGACGGCTTGCCGCCGAAGACACGCAGGCGTGTCGTGCTGGCAATGCTCGCCGCATTCGCCGCGCTTGCCCTCTACACCTTCGGCAAAGCCGTCCATGACATCGGCAGGAATGACGGCAGCCGTATGGTGACAGACCATGCCGGACAGGTGGAACTGTCCTTGAAGCCTGAAGTGAGTGACAATTTTACACCTTATTATAATAATATGTATGGAACAGACGAAGAATGA
- the traK gene encoding conjugative transposon protein TraK, with the protein MEFKSLKNIESSFRQIRLFGIVFLSLCAVITVWSVWSSYRFAERQREKIYVLDNGKSLMLALSQDLSQNRPAEAREHVRRFHELFFTLSPEKSAIEHNVKRALLLADKSVYNYYSDFAEKGYYNRIIAGNINQVLKVDSVVCDFNGYPYRAVTYATQKIIRQSNVTERSLVTTCRLLNSSRSDDNPNGFTIEGFTIIENKDLQTIKR; encoded by the coding sequence ATGGAATTCAAGTCACTCAAAAACATCGAATCATCGTTCAGGCAGATACGCCTGTTCGGTATCGTCTTCCTCTCGCTGTGCGCCGTGATAACGGTATGGAGCGTGTGGAGTTCCTACCGCTTCGCGGAGCGGCAGCGGGAGAAGATTTACGTGCTGGACAACGGCAAGTCGCTGATGCTGGCTCTCTCGCAGGACCTGTCGCAGAACCGTCCGGCAGAGGCAAGGGAGCATGTGCGCCGCTTCCACGAGCTTTTCTTCACGCTCTCGCCCGAAAAGAGCGCGATAGAGCATAACGTGAAGCGTGCCCTGCTATTAGCGGACAAGAGCGTGTACAACTACTATTCGGACTTCGCCGAGAAGGGGTACTACAACCGCATCATCGCCGGGAACATCAACCAAGTGCTGAAGGTGGACAGCGTGGTGTGCGACTTCAACGGCTATCCTTACCGTGCCGTGACCTACGCCACGCAGAAGATCATCCGGCAGAGCAACGTCACCGAGCGCAGCCTTGTGACCACATGCCGCCTCTTGAACTCGTCCCGTTCGGACGACAACCCCAACGGGTTCACCATCGAGGGTTTCACCATCATCGAGAACAAGGATTTACAAACCATCAAACGCTAA
- the traJ gene encoding conjugative transposon protein TraJ, producing MEFDNLHQILRSLYGQMMPLCGDMAGVAKGIAGLGALFYVAYRVWQSLARAEPIDVFPMLRPFAIGLCIMFFPTVVLGTVNSVLSPVVQGTAKLLETQTLDMNRYREQKDRLEYEAMVRNPETAYLVSNEEYDKQLEELGWSPADMVTMAKMYLDRKMYEIKKGIRDFFREILELMFQAAALVIDTIRTFFLVVLAILGPVAFAISVWDGFQSTLTQWFYRYIQVYLWLPVSDIFSTILAKIQVLMLQSDIERMQTDPNFSLDSSDGVYIVFMIIGIIGYFTIPTVAGWIIQAGGMGSYGRNVNQTAGRAGSMAGSVAGAAAGNMVGRAGKLLK from the coding sequence ATGGAGTTCGACAACCTTCATCAGATCCTGCGCTCGCTCTACGGGCAGATGATGCCCCTGTGCGGTGACATGGCGGGCGTGGCGAAAGGGATAGCCGGGCTGGGCGCGCTGTTCTACGTGGCATATCGTGTATGGCAATCACTGGCGAGAGCCGAACCGATAGACGTGTTCCCCATGCTCCGCCCGTTCGCCATCGGTCTGTGCATCATGTTCTTCCCCACGGTGGTGCTTGGCACGGTGAACAGCGTCCTCTCTCCCGTGGTGCAGGGCACGGCGAAACTGCTGGAAACGCAGACGCTGGACATGAACCGGTACCGTGAGCAGAAGGACAGGCTGGAATACGAGGCGATGGTGCGCAACCCCGAAACCGCCTACCTCGTGTCAAACGAGGAGTACGACAAGCAGCTGGAGGAACTGGGCTGGTCGCCCGCCGACATGGTGACGATGGCGAAAATGTACCTCGACCGGAAGATGTACGAAATAAAGAAAGGCATCCGCGACTTCTTCCGCGAGATACTGGAACTGATGTTCCAAGCCGCCGCCCTCGTGATAGACACCATCCGCACCTTCTTCCTCGTGGTACTGGCGATACTCGGTCCGGTAGCCTTCGCCATCTCGGTGTGGGACGGCTTCCAAAGCACGCTCACGCAGTGGTTCTACCGCTACATACAGGTCTATCTGTGGCTTCCCGTGTCGGACATATTCAGCACGATACTCGCCAAGATTCAGGTGTTGATGCTCCAGAGCGACATCGAGCGTATGCAGACCGACCCCAACTTCTCGCTGGATTCCAGCGACGGGGTGTACATCGTGTTCATGATAATCGGCATCATCGGCTACTTCACGATACCGACGGTGGCAGGCTGGATTATCCAAGCCGGAGGCATGGGAAGCTACGGTCGCAACGTGAACCAGACGGCAGGACGAGCCGGAAGCATGGCGGGCAGCGTGGCGGGTGCAGCCGCAGGCAACATGGTCGGACGTGCTGGGAAACTGCTGAAATAA
- a CDS encoding DUF4141 domain-containing protein, giving the protein MRTRMTLIICLCLFAAGRASAQWAVIDPSNIAQSIVNTSKNVVHTSTTAQNMVKNFQETVKIYEQGKKYYDALKSVNNLVKDARKVQQTILMVGDITDIYVTSFQKMLRDDSFTVEELGAIAFGYTKLLEESNDVLTELKNVVNITTLSMTDKERMDVVERCHSKMKRYRNLVSYYTNKNIGVSYLRAKKRNDLDRIMGLYGSMNERYW; this is encoded by the coding sequence ATGAGAACAAGAATGACACTTATTATCTGCCTGTGCCTGTTTGCAGCCGGCAGGGCAAGCGCACAGTGGGCGGTGATAGACCCGTCCAACATCGCGCAGAGCATCGTGAACACCTCGAAGAACGTAGTGCATACCTCGACCACCGCCCAGAATATGGTGAAGAACTTTCAGGAAACGGTGAAAATCTATGAACAGGGCAAGAAGTATTACGACGCCCTCAAATCCGTGAACAACCTGGTGAAAGACGCCCGCAAGGTGCAGCAGACCATCCTGATGGTAGGCGACATCACCGACATCTACGTCACCAGCTTCCAAAAGATGCTGCGCGACGACAGCTTCACGGTGGAGGAGCTGGGAGCCATCGCCTTCGGCTACACGAAGCTCTTGGAGGAGAGCAACGACGTGCTGACGGAGTTGAAAAATGTGGTGAACATCACCACGCTCTCCATGACCGACAAGGAGCGTATGGACGTGGTGGAACGCTGCCATTCCAAGATGAAGCGTTACCGCAACCTCGTGAGCTACTACACCAACAAGAACATCGGCGTGAGCTACCTGCGGGCAAAGAAGAGGAACGACCTCGACCGCATCATGGGGCTGTACGGCAGTATGAACGAAAGATACTGGTAG
- a CDS encoding DUF3876 domain-containing protein: MSISRTKMLQVSKCLIGLAVMMLQSCETVDNRRDQLCGNWESVEGKPDVLIYKEGEVYKVTVFKRSGIRRKLKPETYLLQEENGNLFINTGFRIDVSYNEATDILTFSPNGDYVRVTPKPDHPASGE; this comes from the coding sequence ATGAGTATATCAAGAACGAAAATGCTGCAAGTCAGCAAGTGTTTAATCGGGCTGGCAGTCATGATGCTGCAATCCTGCGAAACCGTGGACAACCGCCGCGACCAGCTTTGCGGGAACTGGGAGAGCGTTGAGGGAAAGCCCGACGTGCTTATCTACAAGGAGGGCGAAGTCTATAAGGTAACGGTATTCAAGCGGAGCGGCATCCGCCGCAAACTGAAGCCGGAAACCTACCTCTTGCAGGAGGAGAACGGCAACCTGTTCATAAACACCGGATTCCGTATCGACGTGTCCTACAACGAGGCGACGGACATCCTGACCTTCTCGCCGAACGGGGACTACGTGCGTGTGACCCCGAAACCGGACCATCCGGCAAGCGGAGAATAA
- the ltrA gene encoding group II intron reverse transcriptase/maturase has translation MNEIKTSCASTDRKWNTWESIDWNKCKIAVNKLQARIVKAQKAGKHGRVKSLQWVLTHSFYAKALAVKRVTSNSGSDTAGIDKVKWSTPNARFKAIGELKRRGYKPQPLKRVNIKKSNGKLRPLGIPTMKDRAMQALYLLALEPVSETTADSNSYGFRKERSTGDAREQCFCVLAKKTSPEWIMEGDIKGCFDHISHEWLLNNIPMDKVMLRKWLKCGFVFNKELFPTEEGTPQGGIISPTLANMTLDGLQTMLAEKYHKKFVNRKTTYYPKVHLVRYADDFIITGRSKEALEEIKPLVVDFLKERGLTLSEEKTKITHIDDGFDFLGYNIRKYKGVLLIKPSKKSLKKFMQKIRGIIDSNKGSKQESLIRLLNPLITGWVNYYKNCVASDTFRKADYLIFEKLWQWAKRRHPKKGKYWIADRYFTRVKNRNWCFVANFKKGKTDDRIALKRLYDTKITRYVKVKGEANPFDPEWTEYFEKRKTYKMLQSLNGRKSLLYMWERQNHLCPVCGKPIDKEHPWGTSQQIVNGKKVNFLLHDSCRRKVIQTNKM, from the coding sequence ATGAACGAAATTAAAACATCGTGTGCATCTACTGACCGGAAATGGAACACTTGGGAAAGCATAGACTGGAACAAGTGCAAGATAGCGGTTAATAAGCTACAAGCACGTATTGTAAAAGCTCAAAAGGCGGGCAAACACGGCAGGGTGAAATCCTTGCAGTGGGTGCTGACGCATTCGTTTTACGCTAAGGCTTTAGCCGTAAAGCGTGTTACATCAAACAGTGGCAGTGACACCGCAGGCATTGACAAGGTGAAATGGTCAACTCCCAATGCCAGATTCAAGGCTATCGGTGAACTGAAAAGAAGAGGCTACAAGCCCCAGCCGTTAAAAAGGGTCAATATCAAAAAGAGTAATGGGAAACTACGTCCTTTAGGCATCCCGACAATGAAAGACAGGGCTATGCAGGCATTATACCTGCTTGCGTTGGAACCTGTATCGGAAACAACTGCGGACAGTAATTCCTACGGTTTCCGTAAAGAGAGAAGTACTGGAGATGCAAGGGAACAATGTTTTTGTGTCCTTGCAAAGAAAACTTCTCCCGAATGGATTATGGAGGGTGACATCAAAGGTTGTTTCGACCACATCAGCCACGAATGGCTGCTGAACAATATCCCTATGGATAAAGTGATGCTGCGGAAATGGCTCAAATGCGGTTTCGTCTTCAACAAGGAGCTATTCCCCACGGAAGAGGGTACTCCACAGGGCGGTATCATTTCACCAACTCTTGCGAATATGACACTGGACGGACTGCAAACTATGCTTGCAGAGAAGTATCACAAGAAATTTGTAAACAGGAAAACGACCTACTATCCCAAAGTACATCTTGTACGCTATGCGGATGATTTTATCATCACGGGTAGAAGCAAGGAAGCTTTGGAAGAAATCAAACCGTTAGTAGTGGACTTTCTCAAAGAAAGGGGATTAACCCTGTCGGAAGAGAAAACAAAGATTACACACATTGATGACGGATTTGATTTTCTTGGGTACAATATCCGAAAATACAAAGGAGTGCTTCTAATCAAACCGTCCAAAAAGAGCCTGAAGAAATTCATGCAGAAAATCCGGGGAATCATTGATTCCAATAAAGGAAGCAAACAGGAATCACTTATAAGGCTCTTGAATCCTCTGATAACAGGCTGGGTAAACTACTATAAGAATTGTGTGGCTTCGGATACATTCAGAAAAGCTGACTACCTGATATTTGAAAAGTTATGGCAATGGGCTAAGAGACGACACCCCAAGAAAGGCAAATATTGGATTGCCGACCGATACTTTACACGGGTAAAAAACCGTAACTGGTGCTTCGTGGCAAACTTCAAGAAAGGCAAGACTGATGACAGGATTGCACTGAAAAGGCTGTATGATACAAAGATTACCCGATATGTCAAGGTAAAAGGTGAAGCAAATCCCTTTGACCCCGAATGGACAGAGTATTTTGAAAAGCGCAAGACTTACAAGATGCTACAGTCGCTCAACGGTAGAAAATCATTGCTGTACATGTGGGAAAGACAGAACCATTTATGTCCCGTATGTGGTAAACCCATAGACAAGGAACATCCTTGGGGAACTTCCCAACAAATAGTCAACGGCAAGAAAGTAAATTTCCTGTTGCATGACAGTTGTAGAAGAAAAGTCATTCAAACTAATAAGATGTAA
- a CDS encoding DUF4133 domain-containing protein has product MAEYPINKGIGRPVEFKGLKAQYLFIFCGGLLALFILFVILYMVGIDQWVCIGFGAASSSVLVWQTFALNARYGEHGLMKLGAARNHPRYLINRRRITRLFKRQRKEETT; this is encoded by the coding sequence ATGGCTGAATACCCGATAAACAAGGGTATCGGCCGTCCGGTCGAGTTCAAGGGTCTGAAGGCACAATACCTCTTCATTTTCTGCGGAGGTCTGCTGGCTCTCTTCATCCTGTTCGTCATCCTCTACATGGTCGGCATCGACCAGTGGGTATGTATCGGCTTCGGCGCGGCATCGTCCTCCGTCCTCGTATGGCAGACCTTCGCGCTGAACGCACGGTACGGCGAACACGGGCTTATGAAGCTGGGAGCGGCACGGAACCATCCCCGATACCTTATCAACCGGCGGCGGATCACCCGATTATTCAAACGGCAACGAAAGGAAGAAACGACATGA
- a CDS encoding DUF4134 domain-containing protein has translation MNKNIRQKFIISAALLVAATASAFAQGNGMAGINEATSMVSSYFDPGVKLIYAVGAVIGLIGGVKVYGKFSSGDPDTSKTAASWFGACIFLIVAATILRSFFL, from the coding sequence ATGAACAAGAACATCAGACAAAAGTTCATCATCTCCGCGGCACTTCTGGTTGCCGCAACCGCCTCCGCCTTCGCGCAGGGAAACGGCATGGCGGGCATCAACGAAGCCACCTCTATGGTGAGTTCCTATTTCGATCCGGGAGTGAAACTGATTTACGCCGTCGGTGCTGTAATCGGTCTTATCGGAGGCGTAAAAGTGTACGGAAAATTCTCGTCCGGCGACCCCGACACCTCGAAGACCGCCGCAAGCTGGTTCGGAGCGTGCATTTTCCTGATTGTCGCCGCAACTATCCTGCGTTCATTCTTCCTTTAA
- a CDS encoding conjugal transfer protein TraD: MTKILLAVSIACNAWFLFLLLYDRIMETKIVRFFKGMAVVWQSLGGTAAKQETVRETPPAEIPDIIGKSRFRMASPRTTAATPVPHAATSEKGIELSEEDATFDDGNAKTLSRPAQVPEEKLDETFTSIPPSELEFGEDEPGEDTADKQRASGYSFDEIGEAVGIAGKDNPTNDEKRQAGKVFSELEGTELLEKLRKSVKVKIAGFIDFYLYDEPMTATAETKTKKELVIPTRLEDFNIRDFV, translated from the coding sequence ATGACAAAAATATTATTGGCGGTATCAATCGCCTGCAACGCATGGTTCCTGTTCCTGTTGCTCTACGACCGCATCATGGAAACGAAAATCGTCCGCTTCTTCAAGGGTATGGCGGTTGTCTGGCAGTCATTGGGCGGCACGGCGGCAAAGCAGGAAACAGTACGGGAAACACCTCCCGCAGAAATACCGGACATCATCGGAAAGAGCCGTTTCAGGATGGCATCACCCCGGACAACCGCTGCCACCCCTGTGCCACATGCTGCCACTTCGGAAAAAGGCATTGAGCTGTCGGAGGAAGACGCTACTTTTGACGACGGAAACGCGAAAACCCTGTCACGCCCTGCACAAGTCCCGGAGGAGAAACTCGATGAAACCTTCACGAGCATCCCGCCTTCGGAACTGGAGTTCGGGGAGGATGAACCGGGAGAGGATACGGCGGACAAACAGCGTGCATCCGGTTACAGTTTTGACGAAATCGGGGAAGCCGTCGGCATAGCAGGAAAGGACAACCCGACCAACGACGAAAAACGGCAAGCCGGAAAGGTGTTCTCCGAACTGGAAGGAACGGAGCTGCTTGAAAAATTGCGCAAGTCTGTCAAAGTGAAAATCGCGGGGTTCATAGACTTCTATCTTTATGATGAACCTATGACGGCAACCGCAGAGACAAAGACGAAAAAAGAATTGGTAATTCCCACAAGGTTGGAGGATTTCAACATAAGGGACTTTGTGTAA
- a CDS encoding DUF3408 domain-containing protein — METKNKKNQKQADGYKDEILKKSSIGTVSGYQTLLRPEYYQRMEELIRLFAKEGVTVEDYLDNVLTRHFAQLQKENEPSCGRHAQEPPYRNSAAPATKVTINVIGNRVDTGNVQSAIGLDGKELLATFLEPSEIKTRQCVYIDRETHRQIAHIARFLVEGLSIGKFVDNILRDHIRRHKALYKQALGNINPAEL, encoded by the coding sequence ATGGAAACAAAGAACAAGAAAAATCAGAAACAGGCGGATGGCTACAAGGATGAAATCCTGAAAAAGTCCAGCATCGGAACGGTCTCTGGCTATCAGACATTGTTACGTCCGGAGTACTATCAGCGCATGGAAGAGCTTATCAGGCTGTTTGCCAAAGAAGGCGTGACGGTGGAAGATTATCTGGACAACGTGCTGACCCGGCATTTTGCACAGCTTCAGAAAGAGAATGAGCCTTCCTGCGGCAGACATGCCCAAGAGCCTCCATACCGCAACTCGGCAGCACCGGCGACAAAGGTCACGATCAATGTTATCGGCAACCGTGTGGACACGGGAAATGTGCAATCTGCCATCGGTCTTGACGGCAAAGAACTTCTCGCCACCTTTCTGGAACCCTCGGAAATCAAAACCCGGCAGTGCGTCTATATCGACCGTGAAACACATAGGCAGATAGCCCATATAGCCAGATTTCTGGTGGAAGGACTGAGCATCGGCAAGTTCGTGGACAATATTCTACGCGACCATATACGCAGGCACAAGGCTCTCTACAAACAAGCTCTCGGAAACATAAATCCCGCCGAGCTATGA
- a CDS encoding DUF3408 domain-containing protein yields MAKNLDVQIDTASFLDSIRPEMPPSSTRMEKPGTDNAADKKRTAKGENRKKPAAVSVIPPIENEEDYLEMFIKGAETAARSGKMAYVRREYHDRIMRITRVIGKDKLTLSAYLDHVLTQHFLQCGDVIKKLYDKNYEDVF; encoded by the coding sequence ATGGCCAAGAACCTTGATGTGCAGATTGACACAGCGAGTTTTCTGGACAGCATACGTCCGGAAATGCCCCCGTCCTCCACCCGCATGGAAAAGCCGGGAACTGACAATGCGGCTGACAAAAAGAGAACGGCTAAAGGTGAAAACCGCAAGAAGCCGGCTGCCGTATCCGTCATTCCGCCCATAGAGAACGAAGAGGACTACCTTGAAATGTTCATCAAAGGCGCGGAAACTGCGGCGCGGTCGGGAAAGATGGCATACGTGCGCAGGGAATACCACGACCGTATCATGCGCATCACCCGCGTAATCGGCAAGGACAAGCTGACACTGTCCGCCTATCTGGACCATGTGCTGACCCAGCACTTCCTCCAGTGCGGGGACGTGATAAAGAAACTGTATGACAAAAATTACGAAGACGTATTTTAA
- a CDS encoding ParA family protein, whose protein sequence is MKKETLLVAFSTQKGGAGKTTLTVLMASYFYYVKGMDVVVVDCDYPQYSIKDMRERDIKNIERNPRLKKTVFELYAKVQKRMYPIVESHPETAIEKAKDFVAMETPPDIIFFDLPGTVNNPGVINTVATMDYVFCPITADRIVAESSLNFAAVVNESFMSTGKANLKGLYLLWNMVDGREKTNLYDVYEKVAGRAGLNMMKTYLPDSKRFRKESEEDGERYVFRSTIMPPDKALVKGSNIEQLADEMLNLING, encoded by the coding sequence ATGAAGAAAGAAACATTACTGGTTGCCTTCTCCACCCAGAAAGGCGGTGCGGGCAAAACAACGCTCACGGTACTGATGGCAAGCTATTTCTACTACGTGAAAGGAATGGACGTCGTCGTGGTGGATTGCGACTACCCGCAGTACAGCATCAAGGACATGCGCGAACGTGACATCAAGAACATCGAACGCAATCCCCGTTTGAAAAAAACGGTTTTCGAACTGTATGCCAAAGTACAGAAAAGAATGTATCCCATAGTGGAGAGCCATCCCGAAACCGCCATCGAAAAGGCAAAGGATTTCGTCGCGATGGAAACACCGCCGGACATCATCTTCTTTGACCTGCCCGGAACAGTGAACAATCCCGGCGTCATCAATACCGTGGCGACAATGGATTACGTGTTCTGCCCCATAACGGCAGACCGCATTGTTGCCGAAAGCTCCTTGAACTTCGCCGCCGTCGTGAACGAATCTTTCATGAGTACGGGGAAAGCCAACCTCAAAGGGCTTTACCTGTTGTGGAACATGGTGGACGGCAGGGAGAAGACCAACCTGTATGACGTGTACGAGAAAGTGGCGGGAAGAGCCGGACTGAACATGATGAAAACCTATTTGCCGGACAGCAAGCGTTTCCGCAAGGAAAGCGAGGAGGACGGTGAACGCTATGTATTCCGTTCCACCATCATGCCGCCTGACAAGGCTCTTGTCAAAGGCAGCAACATCGAACAGCTTGCGGACGAAATGCTGAACCTGATAAACGGATAA